From a single Vibrio toranzoniae genomic region:
- a CDS encoding ubiquinone biosynthesis accessory factor UbiJ, with translation MPFDPLVTAVIETSLNTFVNDDPALVRRLSRLKGQIIQVNLKELNKTLTFVFSQQIDVLAEYEGQPDCYLSLNLSVLPELREQSNITKLIKQDKLILEGDIQLAQKFAQLMTDCKPDLEEWLSRVTGDVVAHTLVQSAKNVGDLMAKQATKHQNHLAQVLTEEWKMAPAALEVAHFCDQVDDVKSATARLESKLNTLLEKA, from the coding sequence ATGCCATTTGATCCATTGGTCACCGCGGTTATTGAAACCTCTTTAAATACTTTCGTGAACGATGATCCAGCCTTGGTTCGTCGCTTGTCTCGTTTAAAGGGGCAGATCATTCAAGTCAATTTGAAAGAGTTGAATAAAACACTCACTTTCGTTTTCAGCCAACAAATTGATGTATTGGCTGAATACGAAGGACAACCTGATTGTTACTTATCCTTGAATCTATCGGTATTACCGGAACTGCGTGAGCAGTCGAATATCACTAAGCTGATCAAGCAAGATAAGCTGATCTTAGAAGGTGATATTCAGTTGGCACAAAAATTTGCTCAATTGATGACAGACTGCAAGCCTGACTTGGAAGAGTGGTTGTCACGAGTGACTGGCGATGTGGTTGCGCATACCTTGGTCCAAAGCGCTAAAAATGTGGGTGACCTGATGGCTAAGCAGGCAACTAAGCATCAAAACCACCTTGCTCAGGTTTTGACTGAGGAGTGGAAAATGGCACCCGCAGCGTTAGAAGTCGCACATTTTTGCGATCAGGTTGATGACGTAAAAAGTGCCACCGCACGCCTTGAATCAAAATTGAATACTCTGTTGGAGAAAGCATGA
- the hemB gene encoding porphobilinogen synthase, producing MSVSIQGQFPGRRMRRMRKHDFSRRLMAENQLSVDDLIYPMFILMGKERREPVESMPGVERLSIDLMLEEADYLSKLGVPAIALFPVVNQDAKSLCAVEAHNSEGLVQRAVRLLKEHVPNMGVITDVALDPFTTHGQDGIIDEDGYVMNDETTEVLIKQALSHAEAGADVVAPSDMMDGRIGKIREALEEAGHIHTQIMAYSAKYASCYYGPFRDAVGSASNLKGGNKKNYQMDPANSDEAIHEVAIDLNEGADMVMVKPGMPYLDIVRRVKHELQAPTFAYQVSGEYAMHKVAIQNGWLKERETVMESLLCFKRAGADGILTYFAKDVAEWLAEDNAQVSEHLKEK from the coding sequence GTGTCTGTTTCAATTCAAGGTCAATTTCCAGGTCGCCGTATGCGCCGTATGCGCAAGCACGACTTTAGCCGTCGCCTAATGGCAGAAAATCAATTGTCTGTGGATGATCTCATCTACCCAATGTTTATCCTTATGGGCAAAGAACGCCGCGAGCCTGTAGAGTCCATGCCGGGTGTTGAACGCCTGTCGATCGATCTTATGCTTGAGGAAGCGGATTACCTGTCAAAATTAGGTGTTCCTGCGATTGCTCTGTTTCCGGTAGTGAACCAAGACGCTAAAAGTTTATGTGCGGTTGAAGCTCATAACTCGGAAGGTTTAGTTCAACGTGCAGTACGTTTACTAAAAGAGCACGTGCCAAACATGGGCGTTATTACTGACGTAGCACTAGACCCGTTCACTACTCACGGCCAAGACGGCATCATCGATGAAGATGGTTACGTGATGAATGACGAGACGACCGAAGTTTTGATTAAGCAGGCGCTGTCACACGCTGAAGCGGGGGCTGATGTGGTTGCCCCATCAGATATGATGGACGGTCGTATTGGTAAAATCCGTGAAGCGCTAGAAGAAGCCGGTCATATTCACACCCAAATTATGGCGTATTCAGCGAAATACGCATCGTGCTACTACGGCCCATTCCGCGATGCTGTCGGCAGTGCTTCAAACCTGAAAGGTGGTAACAAGAAAAACTACCAGATGGATCCGGCAAACAGCGATGAAGCGATTCACGAAGTGGCAATCGATCTGAATGAAGGCGCGGACATGGTGATGGTGAAGCCAGGCATGCCTTACCTAGACATCGTGCGCCGTGTGAAGCATGAACTACAAGCGCCGACATTTGCTTACCAAGTGTCTGGTGAATATGCGATGCACAAAGTCGCTATTCAAAATGGTTGGTTGAAAGAGCGCGAAACCGTAATGGAATCACTGCTGTGCTTTAAGCGTGCGGGCGCCGATGGCATTCTTACTTACTTTGCTAAAGATGTCGCAGAGTGGCTTGCGGAAGACAATGCACAAGTATCAGAGCATTTAAAAGAAAAGTAA
- the tatC gene encoding twin-arginine translocase subunit TatC — translation MSSTEQTQPLISHLLELRNRLLRAIVAVLVVFVGLIYFANDIYEFVSAPLVDRLPEGATMIATDVASPFFTPLKLTLVASIFVAVPFVLYQVWAFVAPGLYKHEKRLIMPLLASSSLLFYCGVAFAYFVVFPLVFSFFTTISLGQVEFATDISSYLDFVLALFLAFGIAFEVPVAIILLCWTGATTPKSLSEKRPYIVVGAFIIGMMLTPPDMISQTLLAIPMCILFEIGLFFARFYVRKPNGDEEEES, via the coding sequence ATGTCTTCGACTGAGCAGACACAGCCTTTAATTAGCCACCTTCTAGAGCTACGTAATCGCCTACTGCGTGCGATTGTTGCCGTCCTGGTTGTGTTTGTTGGGCTAATTTATTTTGCTAATGATATTTATGAATTCGTATCGGCACCTTTGGTAGATCGCCTACCTGAAGGGGCGACGATGATTGCAACGGATGTTGCATCACCATTTTTCACGCCGTTAAAGCTAACTTTAGTCGCCTCTATTTTTGTAGCGGTACCGTTTGTTTTGTATCAGGTATGGGCTTTTGTTGCACCGGGCTTATACAAACATGAGAAGCGTTTGATAATGCCTTTATTGGCTTCAAGTTCGCTGTTGTTTTACTGTGGTGTAGCGTTTGCTTACTTCGTGGTATTCCCGTTGGTATTTAGCTTCTTTACCACTATCTCTTTGGGACAGGTGGAGTTTGCGACAGACATATCGAGTTATCTTGATTTTGTACTGGCACTGTTCTTGGCCTTTGGTATTGCTTTTGAAGTGCCTGTTGCGATTATCTTGTTATGTTGGACTGGTGCGACAACGCCTAAATCGCTGTCTGAAAAGCGCCCTTATATTGTTGTGGGTGCGTTCATTATCGGCATGATGCTGACACCACCTGATATGATATCGCAAACGCTGTTGGCCATTCCAATGTGTATTTTGTTTGAGATTGGTCTGTTCTTTGCGCGCTTCTATGTGCGTAAGCCGAATGGCGATGAAGAGGAAGAATCTTAA
- a CDS encoding TatD family hydrolase yields the protein MIDTHAHIYASEFDEDREQVVQRARDQGIDTILLPNIDLESIEPMLATEAQFPEVCHSMMGLHPCYVDANIEQTLKTIRAWFDKRDFIAVGEIGIDLYWDKTFKAEQEMAFVTQLQWAKELDLPVVIHTRDSIEETLTLLRQEQDGRLRGVFHCFGSSLEEAQAINALGFHLGLGGVSTFKNSGMDKVIPHLDMNYVILETDCPYLAPAPHRGKRNEPAYTELVAKRIADLRGMTMKEVDAITTQNARDLFNLS from the coding sequence ATGATCGACACCCATGCTCATATTTACGCGAGCGAATTCGACGAAGACCGCGAACAAGTAGTACAACGCGCACGAGATCAAGGAATTGATACGATTCTGCTGCCTAATATCGATTTAGAATCTATCGAGCCAATGCTAGCGACGGAAGCACAGTTCCCTGAGGTGTGTCACTCAATGATGGGCTTACACCCCTGCTACGTGGATGCCAATATTGAACAAACCCTGAAAACCATTCGAGCTTGGTTCGATAAGCGTGACTTTATCGCCGTAGGTGAAATTGGCATCGACCTGTACTGGGATAAAACCTTTAAAGCCGAACAAGAGATGGCGTTTGTGACTCAACTACAGTGGGCAAAAGAACTCGATCTACCAGTAGTGATCCATACTCGAGACTCTATCGAAGAGACACTAACTCTACTTCGTCAAGAGCAAGACGGTCGCTTACGTGGCGTGTTCCACTGCTTTGGAAGCAGCTTAGAAGAAGCTCAAGCAATCAACGCGCTCGGTTTTCACCTTGGATTAGGTGGAGTCTCTACTTTTAAGAATTCGGGGATGGATAAGGTAATCCCACATCTGGATATGAATTACGTCATCTTGGAAACAGATTGCCCTTATTTAGCACCCGCGCCACACCGTGGTAAACGTAATGAACCCGCTTATACGGAGTTGGTTGCGAAACGTATTGCCGACCTAAGGGGCATGACAATGAAAGAAGTTGACGCAATAACCACTCAAAATGCGAGAGACTTATTTAATTTGTCATAA
- the tatA gene encoding Sec-independent protein translocase subunit TatA, whose amino-acid sequence MGGISIWQLLIIAVIVILLFGTKKLRGMGGDLGSAVKGFKKAMSDEEKPADKKDADFEPKNIEQQKKEASAETTAETKKDKEQA is encoded by the coding sequence ATGGGTGGTATCAGTATTTGGCAACTTTTAATCATTGCTGTAATTGTAATTTTGCTATTCGGAACAAAGAAACTGCGCGGCATGGGTGGTGACTTAGGTTCAGCGGTTAAAGGCTTCAAAAAAGCGATGAGCGATGAAGAAAAGCCTGCAGATAAGAAAGACGCAGACTTTGAACCAAAGAATATTGAACAGCAGAAGAAAGAAGCGAGCGCTGAAACAACTGCTGAAACAAAGAAAGACAAAGAGCAGGCGTAA
- a CDS encoding GNAT family N-acetyltransferase, translating into MSVVVREGSLEEVVSVVEQISEFAKKESVASLSERLAGKTSLILVAEEAGVLLGFKIGYELDQQTFYSWFGGVSPLARNKGVAQAQLDAQELWVEQQGYQQLKVKSRNQFPAMLRLLLRNGYQIEKLEEKEDITENRIYFLKTLSV; encoded by the coding sequence GTGTCAGTTGTCGTACGTGAAGGTTCGTTAGAAGAAGTGGTGTCTGTGGTCGAGCAAATCTCTGAGTTCGCTAAAAAAGAGAGTGTCGCATCTTTATCGGAGCGGTTAGCGGGTAAAACAAGCCTGATCCTCGTTGCTGAAGAAGCAGGCGTGTTACTTGGTTTTAAGATCGGCTATGAATTGGATCAGCAGACCTTTTATAGTTGGTTTGGGGGCGTTTCTCCACTTGCTAGAAACAAAGGGGTCGCACAGGCGCAACTCGATGCTCAGGAACTTTGGGTAGAACAACAGGGGTACCAACAGCTGAAAGTTAAATCTCGCAATCAGTTTCCAGCTATGCTGCGTTTGTTATTGAGAAACGGCTATCAAATCGAAAAACTGGAAGAAAAAGAAGATATTACTGAAAATCGAATCTATTTTTTGAAGACACTTTCAGTGTGA
- the ubiB gene encoding ubiquinone biosynthesis regulatory protein kinase UbiB — MTPAEVKRLYHIIKVQLEYGLDELMPEHQLTKAPLLARKSLFWLKNKHQDKELGHRLRLALQELGPVWIKFGQMMSTRRDLFPPHIADQLALLQDQVAPFDGALAKQDMETALGGSLDNWFTDFDIEPLASASIAQVHTAKLKESGREIVLKVIRPDIRPVIDADLKLMHRMARIVAKSLPEARRLKPVEVVHEYEKTLLDELDLRREAANAIQLRRNFEGSEELYVPEVIPDLSSETLMVSERIYGIQVSDIETLNANGTNMKLLAERGVTVFFTQVFRDSFFHADMHPGNVFVNPENPDNPQWIGLDCGIVGTLNSEDKRYLAENLLAFFNRDYRKVAELHVDSGWVPHDTNVNDFEFAIRMVCEPIFAKPLGEISFGHVLLNLFNTARRFNMEVQPQLVLLQKTLLYVEGLGRQLYPQLDLWATAKPFLETWMMNQVGPQAVINAVKERAPFWAEKLPELPELLYDSLRQGKAMNHRMDQLYQGYRDSKRQQATGKFLFGVGATLVVCSAILVSSPYEQLSMGCGIAGVTFWLLSWRAYRR; from the coding sequence ATGACCCCTGCAGAAGTGAAACGTCTTTATCATATTATCAAGGTACAGTTAGAGTATGGCCTTGATGAGTTGATGCCAGAACACCAATTGACTAAAGCCCCTTTGTTGGCGAGAAAGTCACTGTTTTGGCTCAAGAATAAGCATCAAGATAAAGAGTTAGGCCACCGCTTGCGTTTAGCATTACAAGAATTAGGGCCGGTCTGGATCAAATTCGGACAGATGATGTCGACACGTCGTGACCTATTTCCTCCTCATATCGCCGATCAGTTGGCGTTGTTGCAAGACCAAGTGGCGCCATTTGATGGCGCGTTGGCCAAGCAAGATATGGAAACGGCATTGGGTGGCAGTTTAGATAATTGGTTTACTGATTTTGATATTGAGCCACTGGCTTCGGCTTCTATAGCTCAGGTGCATACGGCAAAGCTAAAAGAGAGTGGTCGCGAGATTGTTCTCAAGGTAATTCGACCTGATATTCGCCCGGTGATTGATGCAGATCTAAAACTGATGCACCGAATGGCGCGTATAGTCGCTAAGTCGCTTCCTGAAGCACGTCGTTTGAAACCCGTTGAGGTGGTTCACGAGTACGAAAAAACGCTACTTGATGAACTCGATCTGCGTCGTGAGGCGGCCAATGCGATTCAACTGCGACGCAACTTTGAAGGCAGTGAAGAGCTGTATGTTCCAGAGGTTATCCCTGATTTAAGCAGTGAAACCTTGATGGTGTCAGAGCGAATCTATGGTATTCAGGTTTCAGACATTGAAACGCTAAACGCCAACGGCACTAACATGAAATTGCTGGCTGAACGCGGTGTGACAGTCTTCTTCACCCAAGTGTTCCGCGACAGCTTTTTCCATGCAGACATGCACCCTGGCAACGTGTTCGTTAACCCTGAAAATCCAGATAATCCTCAGTGGATTGGCTTGGATTGTGGCATTGTCGGCACACTTAACAGTGAAGATAAGCGCTATTTAGCCGAAAACCTGCTGGCTTTCTTTAATCGAGATTACCGTAAAGTCGCCGAGCTGCACGTGGATTCTGGATGGGTGCCACACGACACCAACGTCAATGATTTCGAATTTGCGATTCGTATGGTGTGTGAGCCTATTTTTGCCAAACCACTTGGCGAGATCTCATTTGGCCATGTGTTGCTAAACTTATTTAATACAGCAAGACGTTTCAACATGGAGGTTCAACCTCAGTTGGTGCTTTTGCAGAAGACCTTGTTGTATGTGGAAGGCCTAGGCCGCCAGTTGTATCCGCAACTTGATTTGTGGGCAACGGCGAAGCCTTTCCTAGAAACTTGGATGATGAATCAAGTGGGGCCGCAAGCTGTGATTAACGCAGTCAAAGAGCGCGCGCCATTCTGGGCAGAAAAACTGCCAGAGCTGCCAGAGCTACTTTATGACAGCTTGCGCCAAGGTAAAGCGATGAACCACAGAATGGATCAGCTTTATCAAGGCTACCGAGATAGTAAGCGTCAGCAAGCGACTGGAAAGTTTTTGTTTGGCGTTGGAGCTACTTTAGTCGTATGCTCCGCAATATTAGTTTCAAGCCCTTATGAGCAGCTATCCATGGGCTGTGGCATCGCAGGTGTCACATTTTGGTTGCTTAGTTGGCGAGCTTACCGTCGTTAG
- the tatB gene encoding Sec-independent protein translocase protein TatB: protein MFDIGFWELVLISVVGLVVLGPERLPVAIRSVSKFVGQAKSMANSVKDELSHELKVQELQENLRKAEKMGMEDLSPDLQASVDELKQAAAEVQRPYAKPESDKPSETKSSVTETVESETIQVNSEASAPSDKKAE, encoded by the coding sequence GTGTTTGATATCGGTTTTTGGGAACTGGTATTAATATCTGTCGTTGGGTTAGTGGTTTTAGGACCTGAGCGTTTGCCTGTAGCGATTCGCAGTGTCTCCAAGTTTGTTGGACAAGCGAAAAGCATGGCAAATAGTGTGAAAGATGAACTTTCTCATGAGCTTAAGGTACAAGAGCTGCAAGAAAACCTACGTAAGGCGGAAAAAATGGGTATGGAAGATTTATCTCCAGACCTACAAGCATCAGTGGATGAACTTAAGCAGGCCGCTGCTGAGGTTCAACGTCCATATGCTAAGCCTGAGTCTGATAAGCCAAGTGAGACTAAATCCAGTGTCACGGAAACTGTGGAATCTGAAACTATTCAGGTTAACAGTGAGGCTTCAGCACCGTCAGATAAGAAAGCCGAATAG